In a genomic window of Branchiostoma lanceolatum isolate klBraLanc5 chromosome 12, klBraLanc5.hap2, whole genome shotgun sequence:
- the LOC136445631 gene encoding collectin-12-like has product MGPAGPVSAGPPGPPGEKEATGPAGPVSVGPPGPPGEKGAMGPAGPVSAGPPGPPGEKGATGPAGPVSAGPPGPPGEKGATGPAGPVSVGPPGPPGEKGAMGPAGPVSAGPPGPPGEKGATGPAGPVSAGPPGEKGAMGPLGPVGKDGLMGPVGPPGPIGMSVCPSSTGPTEHAASCPGDYTMWHGICYKVFTADMPFSNAAAVCRQDGGTLAMPRDAETDAFLVSLYRSESDDGHYWIGLHRQHSEDSFEWVDGSALGDYNSWALGAPSSRGDCVVYSPSPKGNWLNNRCGFHNNFICQLQVAPARE; this is encoded by the exons atggggccagctggtcctgtgtctgccgggccacctgggcctccgggagaaaaggagGCCACGGGGCCAGCTGGACCTGTGTCTGTCGGACCACccggacctccaggagaaaagggagccatggggccagctggccctgtgtctgccgggccacccggacctccgggagaaaagggggccacggggccagctggacctgtgtctgccgggcctcctgggcctccgggagaaaagggggccACGGGGCCAGCTGGACCTGTGTCTGTCGGACCACccggacctccaggagaaaagggagccatggggccagctggccctgtgtctgccgggccacccggacctccgggagaaaagggggccacggggccagctggacctgtgtctgccgggcctcccgGAGAAAAAGGAGCCATGGGGCCACTTGGTCCAGTGGGGAAGGACGGGCTGATGGGACCCGTCGGGCCGCCCGGTCCAATAGGGATGTCCGTGTGTCCAAGCTCTACGGGGCCGACTGAACATGCAG CATCCTGTCCAGGTGATTACACTATGTGGCatggaatctgctacaaggtcTTTACCGCAGACATGCCCTTCAGCAATGCGGCCGCGGTCTGTCGCCAAGACGgaggcaccctcgccatgccccgagacgcggAGACCGACGCCTTCCTGGTCTCCTTGTACAGGTCCGAGAGCGACGATGGGCACTACTGGATCGGCCTGCACCGGCAGCACAGTGAAGACAGCTTTGAGTGGGTTGACGGTTCTGCACTCGGTGACTACAACTCCTGGGCTCTGGGAGCACCGAGTAGCCGTGGTGATTGCGTTGTTTACTCCCCGTCCCCGAAAGGCAATTGGCTCAACAATAGATGTGGTTTTCATAATAACTTCATCTGCCAACTGCAAGTCGCTCCAG CACGAGAATAA